A portion of the Saimiri boliviensis isolate mSaiBol1 chromosome 1, mSaiBol1.pri, whole genome shotgun sequence genome contains these proteins:
- the SOWAHA gene encoding ankyrin repeat domain-containing protein SOWAHA, producing the protein MALAAAAAAAAAAAGVSQAAVLGFLQERGGKVRNSELLSRFKPLLDAGDPRGRAARRDRFKQFVNDVAVVKELDGVKFVVLRKKPRPPEPEPAPSGLPEAAAAPSKPPVVLPGDASSPGAPPWDSAPQPVEPPGDPGPPAETQDTPGAPASEPARPPGERSADPQLPALELAQAPEGPSADAAPPLRAPSEAVSPCADPPDANPGPGTAEGPPPPQKPCMLPVRCVPGPAALRIRAEEQGLRRQLSEEPSQRSSPLLLRRLSVEEAGLGSGRSPHLRRLSRAGPRLLSPDAEEVPAAPPPSAVPLEPSEHEWLVRTAGGRWTHQLHGLLLRDRGLAAKRDFMSGFTALHWAAKSGDGEMALKLVEVAQLGGAPVDVNARSHGGYTPLHLAVLHGHEDAAVLLVVRLGAQVHVRDHSGRRAYQYLRPGSSYALRRLLGDPGLPGTMELDANGGGSGSLAARRPVQVAATILSSTTSAFLGVLADDLMLQDLARGLKKSSSFSKFLSASPMAPRKKTKIRGGLPAFSEISRRPTPGPLAGLVPSLPPAT; encoded by the coding sequence ATGGCGctggccgccgccgccgccgccgccgctgcggCTGCCGGGGTGAGCCAGGCGGCGGTGCTGGGCTTCCTGCAGGAGCGCGGCGGGAAGGTGCGCAACTCCGAGCTGCTGAGCCGCTTCAAGCCGCTGCTGGATGCCGGAGACCCGCGGGGCCGCGCCGCCCGCAGGGACCGCTTCAAGCAGTTCGTCAATGACGTGGCGGTGGTGAAGGAGCTCGACGGCGTCAAGTTCGTGGTGCTGAGGAAGAAGCCGCGGCCCCCGGAGCCCGAGCCCGCGCCCTCCGGCCTCCCCGAGGCAGCGGCCGCGCCGTCGAAGCCCCCTGTCGTCTTACCGGGGGACGCCTCTTCCCCGGGAGCTCCGCCGTGGGACTCCGCGCCGCAGCCGGTGGAGCCGCCAGGGGACCCGGGTCCGCCAGCGGAGACACAGGACACTCCCGGGGCGCCGGCCTCCGAGCCCGCTCGGCCGCCCGGGGAGCGCTCCGCCGACCCCCAGCTTCCAGCCCTCGAGCTAGCCCAGGCCCCGGAGGGACCCTCCGCCGACGCGGCCCCGCCGCTTAGGGCCCCGTCGGAGGCGGTCTCGCCCTGCGCGGATCCGCCAGACGCGAATCCCGGGCCCGGGACAGCGGaagggccgccgccgccgcagaaGCCCTGCATGCTGCCCGTGCGCTGCGTCCCGGGCCCCGCCGCGCTCCGCATCCGGGCGGAGGAGCAGGGCCTGCGCCGGCAGCTGTCGGAGGAGCCGAGCCAGCGGAGCTCCCCTCTGCTGCTGAGGCGGCTCTCGGTGGAGGAGGCCGGCCTGGGCTCGGGCCGCTCCCCGCACCTGAGGCGCCTGTCGCGCGCCGGCCCGCGTCTGCTGAGCCCCGACGCCGAGGAGGTGCCCGCCGCGCCGCCGCCGTCCGCCGTGCCCCTGGAGCCGTCCGAGCACGAGTGGCTCGTCCGGACGGCCGGGGGCCGCTGGACCCACCAGCTGCACGGGCTGCTGCTGCGCGACCGCGGCCTGGCGGCCAAGCGCGACTTCATGTCTGGCTTCACGGCCTTGCATTGGGCCGCCAAGAGCGGCGACGGCGAGATGGCGCTGAAGCTGGTGGAGGTCGCGCAGCTCGGTGGCGCGCCGGTCGACGTGAACGCGCGCTCCCACGGCGGCTACACGCCGCTGCACCTGGCTGTGCTGCACGGCCACGAGGACGCCGCTGTGCTGCTGGTGGTGCGTCTGGGTGCCCAGGTGCACGTGCGTGACCACAGCGGGCGTCGCGCCTACCAATACCTGAGGCCCGGCTCTTCGTACGCGCTGCGCCGCCTGCTTGGCGATCCAGGCCTGCCAGGCACCATGGAGCTAGATGCGAACGGGGGTGGAAGTGGCAGTCTTGCTGCCAGGCGCCCGGTGCAGGTGGCCGCCACCATCCTCAGTTCCACCACCAGCGCATTTCTAGGCGTCCTGGCCGACGACCTCATGCTCCAGGACCTGGCCCGAGGCTTGAAGAAGTCAAGCTCCTTCAGCAAGTTCTTGAGCGCCTCGCCCATGGCTCCacgtaaaaagacaaaaatccgCGGTGGTCTGCCAGCCTTCTCAGAAATCTCTCGTCGACCTACTCCGGGGCCTTTAGCTGGTCTAGTGCCCAGTTTGCCCCCAGCCACCTGA